The Microbulbifer hydrolyticus genome has a segment encoding these proteins:
- a CDS encoding acyl-CoA thioesterase, with amino-acid sequence MSAIDEEPQPSGTLTLQTQSMPRDTNPQGDVFAGWLMSQMDVAGAILAQSIARGRVTTVAVGSMVFLRPVTVGSTVSCYAETLEVGRSSIKTLVEVWLTRVDTGEQVKVTEGEFVFVAIDDRGRTRPLP; translated from the coding sequence ATGTCCGCCATAGATGAAGAACCGCAACCCAGCGGTACCCTGACCCTGCAAACCCAGTCCATGCCACGGGATACCAACCCGCAGGGCGACGTCTTTGCCGGCTGGTTGATGTCGCAGATGGACGTGGCCGGAGCCATCCTCGCCCAGAGCATTGCCCGTGGCCGTGTTACCACCGTCGCCGTAGGCAGCATGGTCTTCCTGCGCCCGGTAACAGTGGGCTCAACCGTCAGCTGCTATGCAGAAACCCTCGAAGTGGGCCGCTCCTCGATCAAGACCCTGGTGGAAGTGTGGCTGACCCGGGTAGATACCGGTGAGCAGGTAAAAGTCACCGAAGGTGAATTCGTGTTCGTTGCCATAGACGATCGCGGGCGTACACGGCCGCTGCCCTGA
- a CDS encoding TolC family protein, whose protein sequence is MGIVAHALGRLAPALLIATFTVPVWAQLNLDGAIQLASEQDPQTAAALAAADAAAQAAVADSQWADPQVKVGIANLPTDTFAFDDQPMTQKVIGISQKLPRGNSAALAGERGAYTAEAGYAGAANTELALARDVGLAYLSVAEQLRVRELLAENRRWMQELVGYNRARLASAQIQSQQLLQSQLALARLDDRIAAVDGEINRARGTLSRWIGGAAWGALDTSPPAWRDTRDWLAGQTLPVPLTSVEQHPAVAASSARVAAERANVALAQEAYKPQFGVDFSYGQRDRTPMSDGSDFASVMVSFDLPLFRHNRQDRRLAASRARESAGILQRQSLLQQLHAELNGAVAMAQTLDRRRAEYREDLLAQAEATADAVLKGYASNTADLEAVIAARMDAIETQISAARLTYDYFRALARIRYFRAVDPRIDANSK, encoded by the coding sequence ATGGGAATTGTTGCGCATGCCCTGGGCCGACTGGCCCCGGCGCTGCTGATTGCCACATTCACTGTGCCCGTATGGGCACAGCTCAACCTCGATGGTGCTATCCAGCTGGCCAGCGAACAGGATCCACAGACTGCCGCCGCGCTGGCGGCCGCGGATGCCGCGGCACAGGCCGCGGTGGCGGACAGCCAGTGGGCCGATCCGCAGGTAAAAGTAGGCATCGCCAACCTGCCTACCGACACCTTCGCCTTCGACGACCAGCCGATGACGCAGAAAGTCATCGGCATCAGCCAGAAGCTCCCGCGCGGGAATTCGGCGGCACTGGCCGGCGAGCGCGGCGCGTATACCGCAGAGGCCGGCTATGCCGGTGCCGCGAATACAGAGCTGGCGCTGGCGCGGGATGTGGGGCTCGCCTACCTCAGCGTGGCCGAGCAGTTGCGGGTGCGCGAACTGCTGGCGGAGAACCGGCGCTGGATGCAGGAACTGGTTGGCTACAACCGCGCACGTCTTGCCAGCGCACAGATCCAGTCCCAGCAGTTGCTGCAGTCCCAGCTGGCGCTGGCGAGGCTGGACGACCGCATCGCCGCGGTGGACGGGGAGATCAATCGCGCCCGCGGTACCCTGAGCCGCTGGATCGGCGGCGCTGCCTGGGGCGCGCTGGACACATCGCCGCCGGCCTGGCGAGACACCCGCGACTGGCTGGCAGGACAGACCCTGCCGGTGCCCCTGACCAGCGTTGAGCAGCACCCGGCGGTCGCCGCCAGTAGCGCCCGGGTGGCCGCAGAACGGGCCAATGTGGCACTGGCGCAGGAGGCCTACAAACCCCAGTTCGGGGTCGACTTCAGCTACGGCCAGCGCGATCGTACGCCTATGAGTGACGGCTCGGATTTCGCCAGCGTGATGGTGTCATTCGACCTGCCGCTATTCCGTCACAACCGACAGGACCGGCGCCTCGCCGCCAGCCGTGCGCGCGAGAGTGCCGGCATCCTGCAGCGCCAGAGCCTGTTGCAGCAATTGCACGCGGAACTGAACGGTGCCGTGGCCATGGCCCAGACTCTGGACCGTCGCCGCGCGGAATATCGCGAGGATCTGCTGGCCCAGGCCGAGGCAACCGCCGATGCAGTGCTCAAGGGCTACGCCAGCAATACCGCAGATCTCGAAGCGGTGATTGCTGCGCGTATGGACGCCATTGAGACCCAGATTAGCGCCGCCCGCCTTACCTACGACTACTTCCGCGCCCTGGCGCGCATCCGTTACTTCCGTGCCGTTGATCCGCGCATCGATGCCAACAGCAAATAA
- a CDS encoding efflux RND transporter periplasmic adaptor subunit, whose protein sequence is MNKVLIVVLALIALVVGILVGRGLSGGDDSAQSGGDEKKILYWVAPMDPNYRREGPGKSPMGMDLVPVYEGEEEESAPGTVSISPQVENNLGVRTAAAQQGPVATQVDTVGLVQLDEDKLHHVHTRLSGWVHKSWVKAVGDRVRKGQPLVEIYSPELVKAQSELVAALESGNRTLIEATRERLNTLGVPADQVREVSRTREVSQTITLHSPADGYVNEFAARDGMYITPATTLMSIGPLDTVWVEGELFPKQGGQVQVGDTATLQGDFAPGRSWTGKLVHILPDLDPETRTLRVRVLVENRDKSLRPGMFVRLQLEGPKVNTLTVPRGALIRTGDMDRLVIAEGAGRYRSVRVRVGRELGQRVEILAGIAPGTQVVTSAQFLLDSESSISADLQRIEGKSAAKTGQKSAKSDTAWAEATVLSMPDDNHYARLDHGPVPEWDWPGMVMGFYVAEAAQNDLRKALESGAPLRVQMHQREDGKYEVIATRAVAGDAGGDMDHSQMGHGDMDHGDTEPEMDHHGQQEPQK, encoded by the coding sequence ATGAACAAAGTATTGATTGTTGTCCTTGCCCTTATTGCCCTGGTGGTGGGGATTCTTGTCGGCCGCGGCCTGTCCGGTGGCGACGACTCGGCGCAAAGCGGCGGCGATGAAAAGAAAATTCTCTACTGGGTCGCGCCCATGGATCCCAACTATCGTCGCGAGGGCCCGGGCAAGTCGCCCATGGGCATGGACCTGGTGCCGGTGTATGAAGGCGAGGAAGAAGAATCTGCGCCTGGCACGGTCTCCATCTCGCCGCAGGTGGAGAACAATCTGGGTGTGCGCACCGCCGCTGCGCAGCAAGGCCCGGTGGCCACACAGGTGGACACCGTGGGCCTGGTGCAACTGGACGAGGACAAGCTGCACCATGTGCACACCCGCCTGAGCGGCTGGGTGCACAAAAGCTGGGTAAAGGCCGTGGGCGACCGCGTACGCAAGGGCCAGCCGCTGGTCGAGATCTACTCGCCGGAACTGGTAAAGGCACAGAGCGAACTGGTGGCGGCACTGGAGAGTGGCAACCGCACCCTGATCGAGGCCACCCGCGAACGCCTGAATACCCTCGGGGTGCCCGCGGACCAGGTGCGGGAGGTCAGTCGCACCCGCGAGGTCAGCCAGACCATCACTCTCCACTCGCCCGCCGATGGCTATGTGAACGAGTTCGCGGCCCGCGACGGCATGTACATCACCCCCGCCACCACCCTGATGAGTATTGGTCCGCTGGACACCGTATGGGTCGAAGGCGAGCTGTTCCCGAAACAGGGCGGCCAGGTGCAGGTGGGCGATACCGCTACCCTGCAGGGCGACTTCGCCCCCGGCCGCAGCTGGACCGGCAAACTGGTGCACATCCTGCCGGACCTGGATCCCGAGACCCGTACCCTGCGCGTGCGGGTACTGGTGGAAAACCGGGACAAGTCCCTGCGTCCGGGCATGTTCGTGCGCCTGCAACTGGAGGGCCCCAAAGTGAACACGCTCACCGTGCCGCGCGGCGCGCTGATCCGCACCGGTGACATGGACCGGCTGGTGATTGCCGAGGGCGCGGGGCGCTACCGCTCGGTGCGGGTACGTGTGGGACGCGAGCTGGGCCAGCGGGTGGAAATCCTCGCCGGTATCGCGCCCGGCACACAAGTGGTGACCTCGGCCCAGTTCCTGCTGGACTCCGAGTCCAGTATCAGCGCCGATCTACAGCGAATAGAAGGGAAAAGTGCCGCTAAAACCGGTCAAAAATCGGCAAAATCCGATACCGCCTGGGCCGAAGCCACGGTGCTCAGCATGCCCGACGACAACCACTACGCGCGCCTCGATCACGGCCCGGTGCCGGAATGGGACTGGCCCGGCATGGTGATGGGTTTTTATGTGGCGGAGGCTGCACAGAATGACCTGCGCAAGGCGCTGGAAAGCGGCGCACCGCTGCGGGTGCAGATGCATCAGCGCGAGGACGGTAAATACGAGGTGATCGCCACCCGTGCCGTGGCCGGGGATGCCGGTGGAGACATGGACCATTCGCAGATGGGCCACGGTGACATGGATCACGGGGACACGGAGCCTGAAATGGATCACCACGGGCAGCAGGAGCCGCAGAAATGA